The window AGAATCGAGCGAAGAGCCGAACCTGTCGGAGAGCATCTCGATGTTCCACTCCGGCCCGAATTTCGATTCCTCAAGAAAATCCACCAGCTCCTTCTTCCGGACCTCGTAAGGCCGGATCGGATGCAGCTTTCGGTTCGCAAACTCGTCTCCCGAAAGACCGATGATCACTTTTCCCCCCGGCCCTGCGATGAAGAAAGATCTCTCGATAAGCTTC of the Methanolacinia paynteri genome contains:
- a CDS encoding phosphopantetheine adenylyltransferase, which produces KLIERSFFIAGPGGKVIIGLSGDEFANRKLHPIRPYEVRKKELVDFLEESKFGPEWNIEMLSDRFGSSLDSDFDAIVVSEETFPTAIEINKLRREKGMKKVDIHQITCVLAEDGRWISSTRIWKGEIDSHGKVIG